One Delphinus delphis chromosome 3, mDelDel1.2, whole genome shotgun sequence genomic region harbors:
- the LOC132421652 gene encoding adenylate kinase isoenzyme 1-like — MRYSAPEAPTPLPPSCLGTADILKSSLIIFVMGGPGCGKETQCKNMANKYGFCHMGLGQLLWQKAQQGTRQGPKIHDVMLQGLLVPTVRGCHILDMISDHMLSCLDSRGFLIDGFPRELRQAKEFEHIVGQAPSFVIVFDCSMEAMVRRALHRGQVECRASDCKSAICQRLEMHYTLCEPTLAFYQQKNLLRN; from the exons ATGCGCTACTCCGCTCCGGAA GCACcaacccctctccctccttcctgcctgggCACTGCAGACATCCTCAAGTCCTCCCTGATCATCTTCGTGATGGGCGGCCCAGGCTGCGGCAAAGAGACACAGTGCAAGAACATGGCGAACAAGTACGGCTTCTGCCACATGGGGCTGGGCCAGCTGCTGTGGCAGAAGGCCCAACAAGGCACCCGGCAGGGCCCGAAGATTCATGACGTCATGCTGCAGGGGCTCCTGGTGCCCACAGTGAGAG ggtGTCATATCCTTGATATGATCAGTGACCACATGCTGTCCTGCCTGGACAGCCGGGGCTTCCTCATTGACGGCTTCCCCCGGGAGCTGAGGCAAGCCAAGGAGTTTGAGCACATT GTGGGCCAGGCCCCCAGCTTCGTCATCGTGTTTGACTGCTCCATGGAGGCAATGGTCCGGAGAGCGCTGCACCGGGGCCAGGTGGAGTGCCGGGCCTCTGACTGCAAGTCGGCCATCTGCCAGCGCCTGGAGATGCATTACACCCTGTGTGAGCCCACCCTGGCCTTTTACCAGCAGAAGAACCTGCTCCGAAACTAA